One window from the genome of Cucumis melo cultivar AY chromosome 12, USDA_Cmelo_AY_1.0, whole genome shotgun sequence encodes:
- the LOC103497218 gene encoding LOW QUALITY PROTEIN: protein NRT1/ PTR FAMILY 2.7-like (The sequence of the model RefSeq protein was modified relative to this genomic sequence to represent the inferred CDS: deleted 2 bases in 1 codon) translates to MGEGNREEEPQTSNKHGGWITFPFIIGSFACMTLATGGWLANLIVYLIKEYNISSIDATLIFNIVNGCLSVFPVVGAVLADSFFGSFFIIVISTSISLLAILSLTLTATIHSLRPQPCDHNNTSITCSSSPSKLQYTILYSSIILASCLGSGGSRFTTATLGANQYDTTKHQNIFFNWFFVTLYAGYVASSTAIVYIQDNVSWGWGFGICLAANVVSLAIFLLENRFYRLDKPKGSPFTSLARVLVATARKRLARVQVGSDEGCYYYGDQDHRVGMPVVDRIMLTKSFRCLNRAALITQEDVHLDGTIAKPWRLCKVQEVEDFKTLLKILPLWSTGIFLSIPIAIQGSLTVLQALTMDRHLGSNFKIPAGSFSVIIFISTTISLTLVDRFLYPIWQKLIGRMSRPLECIGLGHVLNFISMVMSALVESKRLKIAHAHLLQGQVEAIVPISALWLFPQLVLVGMGVAFHFPGQVGLYYQEFPASLCSTATAMISLVIAIAYYLSSSLIDLLHKVTKWLPNDINQGRLDNVYWMISVIGVINFGYYLVCARCYKYQNVEDGGKNVNDSITQH, encoded by the exons ATGGGAGAAGGAAATAGAGAAGAAGAACCTCAAACTTCCAACAAACATGGTGGTTGGATCACCTTCCCCTTCATCATAG GTTCTTTTGCTTGCATGACATTGGCAACAGGAGGATGGCTTGCAAACTTGATAGTGTATTTGATTAAGGAATACAACATTAGTAGTATTGATGCTACTTTGATATTCAACATTGTTAATGGATGTCTTAGTGTTTTTCCTGTTGTTGGAGCTGTTCTTGCTGATTCTTTCTTTGGATCTTTCTTTATCATTGTCATTTCCACTTCCATTTCTCTTTTG GCCATCCTTTCCCTTACACTAACGGCAACAATCCATTCTCTAAGACCACAGCCATGTGATCATAATAATACCTCAATCACATGTTCTTCATCACCTTCAAAACTCCAATACACAATCTTATACTCAAGCATTATCTTAGCAT CATGTCTTGGTTCTGGAGGCTCTCGTTTCACCACAGCAACTCTTGGAGCAAATCAATATGATACAACAAAACATCAAAACATTTTCTTCAATTGGTTTTTTGTCACTCTCTATGCTGGATATGTTGCTAGTTCCACAGCTATTGTCTATATTCAAGACAATGTTAGTTGGGGTTGGGGCTTTGGCATATGCCTTGCCGCCAACGTCGTTTCCCTAGCTATTTTCTTGCTCGAAAATCGCTTCTATCGTCTAGATAAGCCTAAAGGGAGTCCCTTCACTTCACTCGCTCGAGTTCTTGTGGCTACAGCTCGAAAGAGGCTGGCTCGAGTTCAGGTAGGAAGTGATGAAGGTTGCTACTATTATGGTGATCAGGACCATCGTGTGGGGATGCCAGTTGTGGATAGAATAATGTTGACAAAGAGTTTTAG GTGTTTGAATCGTGCAGCTCTAATAACGCAAGAAGATGTCCATTTGGATGGAACCATTGCAAAACCTTGGAGGCTTTGTAAAGTACAAGAAGTAGAAGATTTCAAAACTTTACTTAAAATTCTCCCTCTTTGGTCAACTGGTATTTTCCTCTCTATCCCCATTGCAATCCAAGGAAGCTTAACCGTCCTCCAAGCCCTAACCATGGACCGTCACCTTGGTTCGAACTTCAAAATCCCTGCAGGGTCTTTCTCcgtcatcatcttcatctccaCCACCATCTCACTAACCCTAGTTGATCGGTTCCTCTACCCTATTTGGCAAAAGTTGATAGGACGAATGTCACGACCTCTCGAATGCATCGGTCTTGGCCATGTTCTCAACTTTATTTCTATGGTAATGTCAGCATTAGTAGAATCAAAGAGACTTAAGATTGCTCATGCTCACCTCCTTCAAGGCCAAGTTGAGGCAATAGTGCCAATCTCAGCCTTGTGGCTTTTCCCACAACTAGTTTTGGTTGGCATGGGAGTAGCTTTTCATTTCCCTGGACAAGTTGGATTGTACTATCAAGAATTTCCTGCGTCATTGTGTAGCACGGCAACGGCGATGATATCACTTGTCATTGCCATTGCGTATTATCTTAGCTCAAGTTTGATCGATCTACTTCATAAGGTTACAAAATGGTTGCCTAACGATATCAATCAAGGGAGACTTGATAATGTT TATTGGATGATATCTGTGATTGGAGTGATTAACTTTGGATATTATTTAGTGTGTGCTAGATGCTATAAGTATCAAAATGTTGAAGATGGTGGGAAGAATGTTAATGATTCTATAACTCAACATTGA